Proteins from a single region of Deinococcus apachensis DSM 19763:
- a CDS encoding cbb3-type cytochrome c oxidase subunit I gives MTVQQAPSSVSTTRRGAWEVIKDYMMTTDHKKIGILYIVTSIVAFAIAGILAVAMRLQLALPEQTLLVGNAYNQVLTTHAVIMIFFFLIPIGLFGFGNFFLPLQLGVRDVALPRVNTFAVWLFVFSLVLLISSLVNGGVPGTGWVFPYPLVVDGNQTGGSVFMVAVILNGLGSLLGSANFAATIVNMRTPGLSLWKMPIFSWSIFATAILQLVSLGGLTAAALAVFVELKLGLSMFNPGIGGVPILQQQFFWFYSHPAVYVMLLPYLGIAAEIASTMARKPLFGYRVMVYSLLGIVLVSLLVWVHHIFAAGLPEAWQIAFAIATLIVAVPTGVKIFNLIGTLWGGRILMKSPTYWLVGFIFNFLIGGITGVSLGMIPFDYQVTMSYYVVAHFHNVMMFGTAFLAFGGLYYWWPKMTGRFMDEKIGLWHFWLFMIGSWMTFLPQYILGLMGMPRRYYTYPAGNWTWTELNFVSTLGALVLLAGGVVFVWNMLQSMRRPITASPNPWGGFTLEWTAASPPAAYNFAHEFPTTFPTERPLYDWEKSGERLTPVDPRSIHLPVDSIWPFMTAFSVLLMGYGLSFGWFTNYTPTGGLQPFFNAAPGHIFASLLLYASIPLFLWSLFKWAGTREYDVPVEHHHLTKYDNGFMGMAWFIISEVGLFGVLIAGYVYLRMIGAAEPPALRPNVWLAALNTLILVSSSFVIHKAEQDHHHGRYTWFRLGLFITLLLGTFFMLFQVYEFSLFGHESDWKQNLWQSCFFIIVGLHGLHILIGGTGVALPYYQALTGKMDKYNHGSLAPASLYWHLVDVVWLFIVAIFYAW, from the coding sequence GTGACGGTTCAGCAGGCTCCATCCTCCGTCTCCACGACCCGCCGGGGCGCGTGGGAGGTCATCAAGGATTACATGATGACCACCGATCACAAGAAGATCGGGATTCTGTATATCGTCACGTCCATCGTGGCCTTTGCCATCGCGGGCATCCTGGCCGTGGCGATGCGGTTGCAACTGGCGCTGCCCGAGCAGACCCTGCTGGTGGGCAACGCCTACAACCAAGTGCTCACCACGCACGCCGTGATCATGATTTTCTTCTTCCTGATTCCCATCGGACTCTTCGGGTTCGGGAATTTCTTCCTGCCGCTGCAACTGGGCGTGCGTGACGTGGCGCTGCCGCGCGTGAACACCTTCGCGGTGTGGCTCTTCGTCTTCAGCCTGGTCCTCCTGATCTCCAGCCTGGTGAACGGCGGCGTGCCCGGCACCGGCTGGGTCTTCCCCTACCCGCTGGTGGTGGACGGCAACCAGACGGGCGGCTCGGTCTTCATGGTCGCCGTGATCCTCAACGGCCTGGGGTCGCTGCTGGGCAGCGCGAACTTCGCGGCGACCATCGTGAACATGCGCACGCCCGGCCTGAGCCTGTGGAAGATGCCGATCTTCTCCTGGTCCATCTTCGCCACCGCGATCCTCCAGCTCGTCAGTCTAGGCGGCCTGACCGCTGCCGCTTTGGCGGTCTTTGTCGAGCTCAAGCTGGGGCTGAGCATGTTCAACCCCGGCATCGGCGGCGTGCCCATCCTCCAGCAACAGTTCTTCTGGTTCTACTCGCACCCCGCCGTGTACGTGATGCTGCTGCCCTACCTGGGCATCGCCGCCGAGATCGCCTCGACCATGGCCCGCAAGCCGCTGTTCGGCTACCGCGTCATGGTGTACTCGCTGCTGGGCATCGTGCTCGTCAGCCTGCTGGTGTGGGTCCACCACATCTTCGCGGCCGGGTTGCCTGAGGCCTGGCAGATCGCCTTCGCCATCGCCACCCTGATCGTGGCCGTGCCGACCGGCGTGAAGATCTTCAACCTGATCGGCACCCTGTGGGGTGGGCGCATCCTGATGAAGTCGCCGACCTACTGGCTGGTGGGCTTCATCTTCAACTTCCTGATCGGCGGGATCACGGGCGTGTCGCTGGGGATGATTCCCTTCGACTACCAGGTCACCATGAGCTACTACGTGGTGGCACACTTCCACAACGTGATGATGTTTGGCACGGCGTTCCTGGCCTTCGGCGGCCTGTACTACTGGTGGCCGAAGATGACCGGCCGCTTCATGGACGAGAAGATCGGGCTGTGGCACTTCTGGCTGTTCATGATCGGCTCGTGGATGACCTTCCTGCCGCAGTACATCCTGGGCCTGATGGGCATGCCCCGGCGTTACTACACCTACCCGGCGGGCAACTGGACCTGGACCGAGCTGAACTTCGTCTCCACCCTGGGCGCGCTCGTGCTGCTGGCGGGCGGCGTTGTGTTCGTGTGGAACATGCTCCAGAGCATGCGCCGCCCCATCACCGCCTCCCCCAACCCCTGGGGCGGGTTCACCCTGGAGTGGACGGCGGCTTCTCCCCCCGCCGCCTACAACTTCGCCCATGAGTTCCCCACCACCTTCCCCACCGAGCGCCCGCTGTACGACTGGGAGAAGAGCGGGGAGCGGCTGACCCCGGTGGACCCGCGCTCCATTCACCTGCCGGTGGACTCGATCTGGCCCTTCATGACGGCCTTCAGCGTGCTGCTGATGGGCTACGGCCTGAGCTTCGGGTGGTTCACGAACTACACCCCGACGGGCGGCCTCCAGCCCTTCTTCAACGCGGCGCCGGGCCATATCTTTGCCAGCCTGCTGCTGTACGCCAGCATCCCGCTGTTCCTGTGGTCGCTCTTCAAGTGGGCCGGGACGCGCGAGTACGACGTGCCCGTCGAGCACCACCACCTCACGAAGTACGACAACGGCTTCATGGGCATGGCGTGGTTCATCATCTCGGAAGTGGGCCTCTTCGGCGTGCTGATCGCCGGGTACGTGTACCTGCGGATGATCGGGGCCGCCGAGCCGCCCGCCCTGCGCCCCAACGTCTGGCTGGCCGCGCTGAACACCCTGATCCTGGTGTCCTCTTCCTTCGTGATCCACAAGGCCGAGCAGGATCACCACCACGGCCGCTACACCTGGTTCCGGCTGGGGCTCTTCATCACCCTGCTGCTGGGTACCTTCTTCATGCTGTTCCAGGTATACGAGTTCTCGCTGTTCGGCCACGAGAGCGACTGGAAGCAGAACCTGTGGCAGTCGTGCTTCTTCATCATCGTGGGCCTGCACGGCCTGCACATCCTGATCGGCGGCACGGGTGTGGCCCTGCCGTACTACCAGGCGCTGACCGGCAAGATGGACAAGTACAACCATGGCTCCCTGGCCCCCGCCAGCCTGTACTGGCACCTGGTGGACGTGGTGTGGCTGTTCATCGTGGCGATCTTCTACGCGTGGTGA
- a CDS encoding SCO family protein: protein MKWLTAALLALAAVLGGLLLYRNVFPTPTAGTVLDTPVPLPALRLVNDQGQATTLNNSGGKLRLVFYGFVRCPDVCPATLATLKNTLADLTPGQRERVRVQFITVDPAYDRPAVVREYLTRFDPSFTGLTGDAATINEAARVMFVANVPPQPLSASTHGEHLGHDGGTDQTDEVPGGATVAARVHGDHVSVVDPRGRFVRVYNNGEVVDGELGRDLPGLIRVYGQ from the coding sequence ATGAAGTGGCTCACGGCAGCACTGCTGGCCCTGGCGGCGGTTCTGGGGGGGCTGCTGCTGTACCGCAACGTCTTTCCCACCCCCACGGCGGGGACGGTGCTCGACACCCCCGTCCCCCTGCCCGCGCTGCGGCTGGTGAACGACCAGGGCCAGGCGACGACCCTGAACAACTCCGGTGGGAAGTTGCGGCTGGTGTTCTACGGCTTCGTCCGCTGCCCGGACGTGTGCCCGGCGACCCTGGCGACCCTGAAAAACACCCTGGCCGATCTGACCCCGGGGCAGCGGGAGCGCGTGCGGGTGCAGTTCATCACTGTGGACCCGGCGTACGACCGGCCCGCCGTGGTGCGTGAGTACCTGACGCGCTTCGACCCCAGCTTCACCGGGCTGACGGGCGACGCAGCGACCATCAACGAGGCCGCGCGGGTGATGTTCGTGGCGAATGTGCCGCCGCAGCCCCTGTCCGCCAGCACCCACGGCGAACACTTGGGGCACGACGGCGGGACCGACCAGACGGACGAGGTGCCGGGGGGCGCGACCGTGGCGGCCCGGGTTCACGGGGACCACGTCAGCGTGGTGGACCCGCGGGGACGATTCGTGAGGGTCTACAACAACGGGGAAGTGGTGGACGGCGAGCTGGGCCGCGACCTGCCGGGGCTGATCCGGGTGTACGGCCAGTAA
- a CDS encoding VOC family protein — MTVRTQQAAGTPSWYDLTTAKPEETRRFYSHLFGWTFEDQGPDYGHYHMVRQYGHPVAGFMEKGPETAQMPSVWTVYYSSDDAQADAERIRELGGQIMVEPMQVGPLGHMLVAADPTGAVFGLWQPLEFQGSELENEHGSMTWQEVNTRDAERARDFYTRLFGATSEPMPGVEGLTYHTLKKGTQEVGGIMQMDEEHWPASIPPHWMPYFAVNEVQDAVRVAAENGGTVTVPPFDSPYGTIAVLTDPDGAVFSVIQLRD, encoded by the coding sequence ATGACCGTTCGCACGCAGCAGGCCGCCGGAACGCCCAGTTGGTACGACCTCACGACCGCGAAACCGGAGGAGACGCGGCGGTTTTACAGCCACCTCTTCGGCTGGACCTTCGAGGACCAGGGGCCGGACTACGGGCATTACCACATGGTCCGCCAGTATGGGCATCCCGTCGCTGGATTCATGGAGAAAGGCCCGGAGACGGCGCAGATGCCCAGCGTCTGGACGGTCTACTACTCCAGCGACGACGCCCAGGCCGACGCAGAGCGCATTCGGGAACTGGGCGGGCAGATCATGGTGGAGCCCATGCAGGTGGGGCCGCTGGGTCACATGCTGGTCGCCGCCGACCCCACCGGGGCCGTCTTCGGCCTGTGGCAGCCGCTGGAGTTTCAGGGGTCCGAGCTGGAGAACGAGCACGGCAGCATGACCTGGCAGGAGGTCAACACTCGTGATGCCGAACGTGCCCGCGACTTCTACACACGGCTGTTCGGGGCGACCAGTGAACCCATGCCCGGGGTGGAGGGGCTGACCTACCACACGCTGAAAAAGGGCACCCAGGAGGTCGGCGGCATCATGCAGATGGACGAGGAACACTGGCCCGCCTCCATTCCGCCGCACTGGATGCCCTACTTCGCCGTGAACGAGGTGCAGGACGCGGTAAGGGTCGCCGCCGAGAACGGGGGAACGGTCACCGTGCCGCCCTTCGACTCGCCCTACGGCACAATCGCCGTCCTGACCGACCCGGACGGAGCGGTCTTCAGCGTTATCCAGCTCCGTGACTGA
- the ruvB gene encoding Holliday junction branch migration DNA helicase RuvB, whose protein sequence is MTEPLDAALRPKTLTEYVGQERLKEKLTVYLQAAKGRREALDHTLLFGPPGLGKTTLAHIIAAELGVNIRVTSGPAIEKPGDLAAILTNSLEEGDVLFIDEIHRLGRVAEEHLYPAMEDFKLDIVLGQGPAARTIELPLPRFTLVGATTRPGLITAPMRSRFGIIEHLEYYTPTEIGTNLMRDARLLGFGLGEDAAVEIGARSRGTMRIAKRLLRRVRDYAEVAGEKVIELPRAMDALDRLGLDAAGLDDRDKKYLETLIHRFAGGPVGVDTLATAISEDALTLEDVYEPYLIQLGFIKRTPRGRVATAHAYDHLGLPVSGRDEDLSGIYTN, encoded by the coding sequence ATGACGGAACCGCTCGACGCCGCGCTGCGCCCCAAGACCCTGACGGAGTACGTCGGCCAGGAGCGGCTCAAGGAGAAGTTGACGGTGTACCTCCAGGCGGCCAAGGGTCGCCGCGAGGCGCTGGACCACACGCTGCTGTTCGGCCCCCCCGGCCTGGGCAAGACGACGCTCGCGCACATCATCGCCGCCGAACTCGGGGTGAACATTCGCGTGACCTCCGGTCCGGCCATCGAGAAGCCGGGGGACCTGGCCGCCATCCTCACGAACAGCCTGGAGGAGGGCGACGTGCTGTTCATCGACGAGATTCACCGGCTGGGGCGGGTGGCGGAGGAACACCTCTACCCGGCGATGGAGGATTTCAAACTCGACATCGTGCTGGGGCAGGGTCCGGCGGCGCGGACCATCGAGCTGCCGCTGCCGCGCTTCACGCTGGTGGGGGCGACCACTCGGCCCGGCCTGATCACGGCGCCCATGCGCTCGCGCTTCGGCATCATTGAGCACCTGGAGTACTACACGCCCACCGAGATCGGCACCAACCTGATGCGCGACGCCCGGCTGCTGGGCTTCGGGCTGGGCGAGGACGCGGCGGTGGAGATCGGCGCCCGCTCGCGCGGCACGATGCGCATCGCCAAGCGGCTGCTGCGGCGCGTGCGCGACTATGCCGAGGTGGCGGGCGAGAAGGTCATCGAGCTGCCGCGCGCGATGGACGCCCTGGACCGCCTGGGGCTGGACGCGGCGGGGCTGGACGACCGCGACAAGAAGTACCTGGAGACGCTGATCCACCGCTTCGCGGGCGGGCCAGTCGGCGTGGACACCCTTGCCACCGCCATCTCGGAGGACGCCCTGACCCTGGAGGACGTGTACGAGCCGTACCTGATCCAGCTCGGCTTCATCAAGCGCACCCCGCGCGGTCGCGTCGCCACGGCCCACGCCTACGACCACCTGGGGCTGCCGGTCAGCGGGCGGGACGAGGACCTGTCGGGGATTTACACGAACTGA